From Euwallacea similis isolate ESF13 chromosome 11, ESF131.1, whole genome shotgun sequence, the proteins below share one genomic window:
- the Tango10 gene encoding BTB/POZ domain-containing protein 17: MFFQEDHMYIINDTPAQEPRSACSSSSDDEYNDNCQITIDNSENILKVLKKLWQEKSMCDVYLKVGNKEYGAHRFILSATSDVFQAMLMNSAWSEWRESHIELQELPICENVFFTFLEYFYTGKILITHTNVMPILALADKYLVKSLTRICIMYMCRHVPHAAYHNQLSSWLQYSSICGHTRIFSHCRNYFKWNFEAVANTSDYNNFDCDTFLKIISSNDVVVHNEMMLFNCVVRWLELQRMKMDRTECSLKNYVTLVESIMMHIRFPMMTPRELADLLLSPLIKQHKEFFVDRMAIGMKYHSGYTDQLLPYYDKEKHLFTPRLYTSDSCSASLSIENFWNLQSYHTSTFVFSSHLSAAEHESHNISEWVVELYPKGIHFKRCYLIVWQGTLEVPEEILRTVRLSLTCRDYPEPDMRVRVSVLIYGVQGGVEHVMEVVERVHHFTPQHKILNIDDLIPFAELNTAAALQPVHETPYLVGPSRDQLKLNIVIAPIN; encoded by the exons ATGTTTTTCCAGGAAGACCACATGTATATTATCAATGATACACCTGCCCAGGAGCCTCGAAGTGCTTGCTCCTCTTCCTCGGATGATGAGTACAATGATAACTGCCAGATTACT ATTGACAACtcagaaaacattttaaaagtctTGAAGAAGTTATGGCAAGAAAAAAGTATGTGTGATGTTTACTTAAAAGTGGGCAATAAGGAGTATGGAGCACATAGATTTATACTATCTGCCACTAGTGATGTTTTTCAg GCAATGCTGATGAACTCAGCATGGTCAGAATGGAGAGAGTCCCACATTGAACTTCAGGAATTACCAATTTGTGAAAATGtattctttacatttttagaatatttttatactggaaaaattcttataacacACACAAATGTAATGCCAATACTAGCTTTAGctgataaatatttagttaag AGTTTAACACGAATTTGTATAATGTATATGTGCCGCCATGTTCCACATGCTGCTTACCACAATCAATTGTCTTCTTGGCTACAATATAGTAGTATTTGTGGACACACAAGAATTTTTAGTCACtgtagaaattattttaaatggaattttgaaGCTGTAGCTAATACTTCTGACTATAACAACTTTGACTGTGATACCTTTCTGAAAATTATTAGTTCTAATGATGTTGTCGTTCACAATGAAATGATGCTATTTAACTGTGTTGTTAG ATGGCTAGAATTGCAAAGAATGAAAATGGACAGAACTGAATGTTCATTGAAGAACTATGTGACGTTAGTGGAGTCCATAATGATGCACATAAGATTTCCAATGATGACCCCTAGGGAATTGGCAGATCTTTTGTTGTCTCCTCtaataaaacaacataaagAATTCTTTGTTGATAGAATGGCCATTGGAATGAAATACCATTCAG GCTACACTGATCAGTTATTACCATATTATGATAAAGAGAAACACTTATTTACCCCTCGCCTCTACACGTCAGATAGCTGCTCTGCGTCTTTAAGTATAGAAAACTTCTGGAATTTGCAGAGTTATCATACTAGCACCTTCGTATTTTCATCCCATTTATCTGCGGCAGAGCATGAGTCACATAATATAAGTGAATGGGTGGTTGAGCTCTATCCGAAGGGAATACATTTTAAACGGTGTTATTTAATTGTGTGGCAAG GCACGCTAGAAGTTCCCGAAGAAATTCTCCGAACAGTCCGTCTCTCCTTGACGTGCAGAGACTACCCAGAGCCGGATATGCGCGTAAGGGTTTCTGTTCTCATTTATGGAGTTCAAGGGGGTGTGGAGCATGTAATGGAGGTAGTAGAGCGAGTACACCATTTCACACCGCAACATAAAATCCTTAACATAGATGATTTGATTCCATTTGCTGAGTTGAATACAGCAGCGGCGCTGCAGCCGGTGCACGAGACGCCTTATCTTGTCGGTCCTAGTAGGGACcaattgaaattgaatataGTCATAGCTcccattaattaa